One window of the Nocardioides jiangxiensis genome contains the following:
- a CDS encoding esterase/lipase family protein: protein MNASPLVPLGDDEYAVSLPPGQHRGHPDAPDPFRTAQHIGEGIAGRVQFGLGLIRATAGLGLRLVALGRRPLALAAGPLGRQQVLERQKLTRPPVAVRFLDEDLELETEDLAVAYGAEVDPIEAGDHLVVFVPQPGEDERSWRRSVEELGGTYASRLSGLLGWTPVQLRVDDTVGIGNAAVELSGVLQELVEAWPTAVRRIAIVAHGTGGLVARGALGVVAPGERPWADLVTELVALGTPHLQAAPQRFAREAGRRLEERLAGILAADEEIVDVPPRRGVRYLLVTDRAMGMPNPAGAVLGGMLWWRQRALRQVRRARDLFPTAERHEVTLGAQSLVNHPDVHRSLMDWLR from the coding sequence GTGAACGCGTCCCCGCTCGTCCCTCTCGGTGACGACGAGTACGCCGTCTCCCTCCCGCCCGGTCAGCACCGGGGCCACCCGGACGCGCCGGACCCGTTCCGGACCGCCCAGCACATCGGTGAGGGCATCGCGGGGCGCGTGCAGTTCGGGCTGGGGCTGATCCGTGCGACCGCAGGCCTCGGCCTGCGCCTCGTGGCGCTGGGTCGCCGTCCGCTCGCGCTGGCCGCAGGCCCGCTGGGGCGCCAGCAGGTCCTCGAGCGGCAGAAGCTCACCCGGCCTCCGGTGGCCGTGCGGTTCCTCGACGAGGACCTCGAGCTGGAGACCGAGGACCTCGCTGTCGCCTACGGCGCCGAGGTCGACCCGATCGAGGCGGGTGACCACCTGGTGGTGTTCGTGCCGCAGCCGGGTGAGGACGAGCGGTCGTGGCGCCGTTCCGTGGAGGAGCTCGGCGGCACGTACGCCTCCCGGCTCTCCGGCCTGCTCGGCTGGACCCCGGTGCAGCTCCGCGTCGACGACACCGTCGGCATCGGCAACGCCGCCGTCGAGCTCAGCGGCGTGCTGCAGGAGCTGGTCGAGGCGTGGCCCACCGCCGTACGCCGGATCGCGATCGTCGCGCACGGCACCGGTGGCCTGGTCGCCCGTGGCGCGCTGGGCGTCGTCGCGCCGGGGGAGCGGCCGTGGGCGGACCTCGTCACCGAGCTCGTCGCGCTCGGCACGCCGCACCTGCAGGCTGCTCCGCAGCGCTTCGCCCGCGAGGCCGGACGCCGGCTCGAGGAGCGGCTCGCCGGCATCCTGGCGGCCGACGAGGAGATCGTCGACGTCCCGCCGCGCCGTGGAGTGCGCTACCTCCTGGTCACGGACCGTGCGATGGGGATGCCCAACCCTGCCGGTGCCGTGCTGGGCGGCATGCTCTGGTGGCGGCAGCGGGCGCTGCGCCAGGTCCGCCGGGCGCGCGACCTGTTCCCGACCGCCGAGCGCCACGAGGTCACCCTCGGTGCCCAGTCCCTCGTGAACCACCCCGATGTCCACCGCTCGCTGATGGACTGGCTGCGCTGA